In Phycodurus eques isolate BA_2022a chromosome 10, UOR_Pequ_1.1, whole genome shotgun sequence, a genomic segment contains:
- the drd5a gene encoding D(1B) dopamine receptor, which yields MENPAKYLSSVQGTDTAPVPLGEIMLNGTERDSVVLRAVTGCLLFLLILWTLLGNILVCSAVLRSRHLRTKVTNIFIVSLALSDLFVAVLVMPWKAVAEVAGYWPFGTFCNIWVAFDIMCSTASILNLCIISVDRYWAISSPFRYERKMTQRVAFVMISITWTLSVLISFIPVQLNWHKAGGTSDSSAGRQMEENCDSSLSREYAISSSLISFYIPVAIMIVTYTRIYRIAQIQIRRIASLERAAEHAQSCRTNRIECQHHNTLKTSIKRETKVFKTLSVIMGVFVCCWLPFFILNCMVPFCDKPPTDQDAGLPCVSETTFDVFVWFGWTNSSLNPIIYAFNAEFRKAFASLLGCRYFCSNTPVETVNISNELVSYNQDTVIHKEIANAYVNMIPNVVECEETFDRLSQLTVNNDNATDSVCDLEECEAVISLDSMSPFTPNGLH from the coding sequence ATGGAGAACCCAGCCAAGTATCTGTCGTCGGTGCAGGGGACCGACACCGCGCCGGTGCCTCTCGGGGAGATCATGTTGAACGGCACCGAGAGGGACAGCGTGGTTTTGCGCGCCGTGACGGGCTGTttgctcttcctcctcatcctgtGGACCCTGCTGGGGAACATCTTGGTGTGCTCCGCCGTGCTGCGCTCCCGCCACCTGCGGACAAAGGTGACCAACATCTTTATAGTGTCCCTGGCTCTGTCAGATCTGTTCGTGGCCGTGCTGGTGATGCCGTGGAAGGCCGTGGCGGAGGTGGCGGGATACTGGCCGTTTGGCACTTTCTGTAACATCTGGGTGGCTTTTGACATTATGTGCTCCACCGCCTCCATCCTTAACCTTTGCATCATCAGCGTGGACAGATACTGGGCCATCTCCAGTCCTTTTCGCTACGAGAGGAAAATGACTCAGAGAGTTGCTTTTGTCATGATTAGCATCACGTGGACGTTGTCGGTGCTCATTTCATTCATACCGGTCCAGCTCAACTGGCACAAAGCCGGCGGGACAAGCGACTCCTCTGCGGGTCGCCAGATGGAAGAGAACTGCGACTCCAGCCTGAGCCGAGAATACGCCATCTCCTCATCTTTGATTAGTTTCTACATCCCTGTGGCAATTATGATTGTGACTTACACTCGAATATACCGGATTGCCCAAATCCAAATAAGGAGAATCGCTTCTCTCGAGAGAGCTGCGGAACACGCGCAAAGTTGCAGGACGAACAGAATAGAGTGCCAACACCACAACACTTTGAAGACGTCCATCAAGCGGGAAACCAAAGTGTTCAAAACCCTCTCGGTGATtatgggtgtgtttgtgtgttgctggTTGCCCTTCTTCATCCTGAACTGCATGGTTCCCTTCTGCGACAAGCCGCCCACAGACCAGGACGCGGGCCTGCCGTGCGTCAGCGAGACCACCTTCGACGTGTTCGTGTGGTTCGGCTGGACCAATTCCTCCTTGAACCCCATCATTTACGCATTCAACGCCGAGTTCAGGAAAGCCTTCGCCAGCTTGCTGGGCTGTCGCTACTTCTGCTCCAACACACCCGTAGAAACGGTTAACATCAGCAACGAGCTGGTGTCCTACAACCAAGACACCGTGATCCACAAGGAGATCGCCAACGCCTATGTCAACATGATCCCCAATGTCGTGGAATGCGAGGAGACTTTCGACAGGCTCTCGCAGCTGACTGTCAACAATGACAACGCCACCGACTCTGTGTGTGACTTGGAGGAGTGCGAAGCTGTTATCAGTCTCGACAGCATGTCGCCATTCACACCCAATGGATTACATTAA